The following proteins are co-located in the Triticum dicoccoides isolate Atlit2015 ecotype Zavitan unplaced genomic scaffold, WEW_v2.0 scaffold186582, whole genome shotgun sequence genome:
- the LOC119344796 gene encoding germin-like protein 8-11, protein MASSSSFLLLAALLALVSWQATASDPSPLQDFCVADMNSPVRVNGFVCKNPMEVNADDFFKAANLDKPRVPNKVGSNVTLINVMQIAGLNTLGISIARIDYAPLGQNPPHTHPRATEILTVLEGTLYVGFVTSNQPAPNKNKFFSKVLNKGDVFVFPVGLIHFQFNPNPHLPAVAIAALSSQNPGAITIANAVFGSDPPISDDVLAKAFQVEKNTIDYLQAQFWENNHY, encoded by the exons ATGGCATCCTCCTCTTCTTTTCTCCTCCTTGCTGCACTTCTTGCGTTAGTCTCATGGCAGGCCACTGCTTCTGATCCTAGCCCACTCCAGGACTTTTGTGTCGCCGACATGAATTCACCAG TCCGTGTCAATGGGTTTGTTTGCAAGAACCCGATGGAGGTCAATGCAGATGACTTCTTCAAGGCGGCCAACCTCGACAAGCCTAGGGTGCCAAACAAGGTTGGATCCAACGTCACTTTGATCAACGTCATGCAGATTGCTGGACTGAACACCCTCGGCATATCAATTGCGCGCATCGACTATGCTCCCTTGGGCCAAAACCCACCACATACGCACCCTCGCGCCACTGAGATCCTCACGGTGCTCGAGGGAACACTGTACGTTGGCTTTGTGACATCCAACCAGCCCGCCCCCAACAAAAACAAGTTCTTCTCCAAGGTGCTCAACAAAGGTGATGTGTTTGTCTTCCCCGTGGGGCTCATCCACTTCCAATTCAACCCCAACCCCCACCTGCCTGCTGTTGCAATTGCCGCGCTAAGCAGCCAGAACCCAGGGGCTATCACAATTGCCAATGCAGTATTTGGGTCAGACCCACCAATATCAGATGATGTTCTTGCCAAGGCATTTCAGGTGGAAAAGAACACAATAGACTATCTCCAGGCTCAGTTCTGGGAGAACAACCACTACTAA